From Leifsonia sp. fls2-241-R2A-40a, one genomic window encodes:
- a CDS encoding DUF1304 domain-containing protein, translating into MIVLATVVVTLAAALHIAIFFMESIAWTRPTVWKRFGVASQEAADTTRPMAYNQGFYNLFLAIGAVVGLILYGVGQHAAGLALIIFATASMLAAAIVLTTTGRGYVRPAIIQGTLPLIGLVLLLVGVATGQS; encoded by the coding sequence ATGATCGTGCTCGCCACCGTCGTGGTCACCCTCGCCGCCGCGCTCCACATCGCCATCTTCTTCATGGAGAGCATCGCGTGGACCCGCCCGACCGTCTGGAAGCGGTTCGGCGTCGCCAGCCAGGAGGCCGCCGACACGACCCGGCCGATGGCCTACAACCAGGGCTTCTACAACCTCTTCCTCGCCATCGGCGCCGTGGTCGGGCTGATCCTGTACGGCGTCGGCCAGCACGCGGCCGGACTGGCGCTGATCATCTTCGCGACCGCCAGCATGCTCGCCGCAGCGATCGTGCTCACCACGACCGGTCGCGGCTACGTGCGGCCGGCGATCATCCAGGGGACGCTGCCGTTGATCGGGCTGGTCCTGCTCCTGGTGGGCGTCGCCACCGGCCAGAGCTGA
- a CDS encoding isocitrate lyase/phosphoenolpyruvate mutase family protein codes for MTSIQDRGAELRRLHDAPELLQVVNVWDAISARVVADLPDTRALATASHSIAATFGYEDGENIPLDLMLDMIGRIVATTDLPVSADLESGYGDAGETIRRAIGVGAVGANLEDRMRPFDEAVEAVRASVRAAEAEGVPFALNARTDVFLRDALPTEHEKTTEAIRRGRAFLDEGATCVFVPGKLDEGTIEQLVGGLGERKLSVIAVPGSVHPQRLQELGVARASYGPWTQRVALTALRNTALELYAGGVLPTGTQPLN; via the coding sequence ATGACCAGCATCCAGGACCGCGGCGCCGAACTGCGCCGCCTGCACGACGCCCCCGAACTCCTCCAGGTCGTCAACGTGTGGGACGCCATCAGCGCGCGCGTGGTGGCGGACCTTCCCGACACGCGAGCGCTCGCCACCGCCAGCCACTCGATCGCCGCGACCTTCGGCTACGAGGACGGGGAGAACATCCCGCTCGACCTCATGCTCGACATGATCGGCCGGATCGTCGCGACCACCGACCTGCCGGTCAGCGCGGACCTAGAGAGCGGTTACGGCGACGCGGGCGAGACGATCCGGCGCGCGATCGGCGTCGGTGCGGTCGGGGCGAACCTCGAGGATCGCATGCGGCCCTTCGACGAGGCCGTCGAGGCGGTGCGCGCGTCGGTACGCGCAGCGGAAGCGGAGGGTGTGCCGTTCGCCCTCAACGCGCGGACCGACGTGTTCCTGCGGGATGCGCTTCCGACCGAGCACGAAAAGACGACAGAGGCCATCCGCCGCGGCCGCGCCTTCCTCGACGAGGGCGCGACCTGCGTGTTCGTCCCGGGCAAGCTGGACGAGGGGACGATCGAGCAGCTCGTGGGCGGACTCGGCGAGCGCAAGCTCAGCGTCATCGCCGTCCCCGGCTCCGTCCACCCCCAGCGACTGCAGGAGCTGGGGGTGGCGCGGGCGTCGTACGGTCCGTGGACGCAACGGGTCGCCCTGACCGCCCTGCGCAACACCGCCCTCGAGCTCTACGCCGGCGGAGTGCTGCCCACGGGGACCCAGCCGCTCAACTGA
- a CDS encoding MDR family oxidoreductase — MSDFRAIVIEQEVEGGRIAAHTAEVRHLTDSFLMPGEVTIAVEFSDLNFKDGLAIGGRPGVARTSPLIPGIDAIGTVERSDDPRWRPGDRVVLNGSGLGETHHGGLAEKARVGGDALVRIPDSITSEQAAAIGTAGFTAMLAVLALERNGVDPEEVTRSGSSILVTGASGGVGSIAIALLSKLGYPVTASTGRVEEMDGYLRDLCADAIIDRSELDQPGRPLQSQRWAGVVDSVGSQTLATALAQTRYGGTVTACGLVQGPDIPTTVMPFILRAVSLIGINSVEAPVAMRETAWRRLATDLDEESLAAMTRFIALADAIPAADDILAGRLRGRTVVDVRA; from the coding sequence ATGAGCGACTTCCGGGCCATCGTGATCGAGCAAGAGGTCGAGGGGGGACGGATCGCCGCCCACACCGCGGAGGTCCGGCACCTCACCGATTCCTTCCTCATGCCCGGCGAGGTGACGATCGCGGTGGAGTTCTCCGACCTCAACTTCAAGGACGGGCTGGCGATCGGCGGACGCCCCGGCGTCGCGCGGACCTCCCCTCTCATCCCGGGCATCGACGCCATCGGCACGGTGGAACGGTCCGACGATCCGCGCTGGCGGCCGGGCGACCGGGTCGTCCTCAACGGCTCGGGGCTCGGCGAGACCCACCACGGCGGTCTGGCCGAGAAGGCACGCGTCGGCGGCGACGCGCTCGTCCGCATCCCGGATTCGATCACCTCCGAGCAGGCCGCCGCCATCGGCACCGCGGGCTTCACCGCCATGCTGGCCGTGCTCGCACTCGAGCGGAACGGCGTCGATCCGGAGGAGGTGACGCGCAGTGGCTCCAGCATTCTCGTCACCGGTGCGTCCGGCGGTGTCGGGTCCATCGCCATCGCGCTGCTGTCGAAACTGGGTTACCCGGTCACAGCATCCACCGGCCGAGTGGAGGAGATGGACGGCTACCTGAGGGATCTCTGCGCCGATGCGATCATCGATCGCTCCGAGCTCGACCAGCCCGGCAGACCGCTGCAGTCGCAGCGCTGGGCCGGCGTCGTCGACTCCGTCGGCAGCCAGACGCTCGCGACGGCTCTCGCCCAGACGCGGTACGGCGGCACCGTCACGGCGTGCGGCCTCGTTCAGGGCCCCGACATTCCCACCACTGTCATGCCGTTCATCCTGCGTGCGGTCTCGCTGATCGGAATCAACTCGGTGGAGGCGCCCGTGGCGATGCGGGAGACGGCGTGGCGTCGCCTTGCCACCGACCTCGACGAGGAGTCGCTCGCGGCGATGACGCGGTTCATCGCGCTCGCCGATGCGATCCCGGCGGCGGACGACATCCTCGCCGGGCGGTTGCGCGGGCGAACGGTCGTCGACGTCCGCGCGTGA